The following are encoded together in the Kribbella sp. CA-293567 genome:
- a CDS encoding cystathionine gamma-synthase produces MNSEHHYGFETLAIHAGNEPDPTTGAVVPPIYATSTYKQDGVGGLRNGYEYSRSANPTRTALEECFAAIEAGTRGFAFASGLAAEDTLIRSLCVPGDHVVFPDDAYGGTFRLFAKVLGTWGVEMTPAAVTQPEAIRAAIRPGKTKVVWLETPTNPLLNVADIAIVAQIAHDAGALLVVDNTFASPYLQQPLELGADVVVHSTTKYMGGHSDVIGGALIVRDSELADKIAFHQNAIGAIAGPFDSFLVLRGIKTLGVRMDRHSDNAEKVVEFLQRHNSVTSVLYPGVEGHPGHETAAKQMKRYGGIVSFRVSGGEQQALDICNKAEVFTLGESLGGVESLIEHPGKMTHASVAGTPLEVPADLIRLSVGIETIDDLLQDLDRAMS; encoded by the coding sequence GTGAACTCTGAACACCACTACGGCTTCGAGACGCTCGCCATCCACGCCGGAAACGAGCCCGACCCCACCACCGGCGCGGTGGTACCGCCGATCTACGCGACCAGCACCTACAAGCAGGACGGTGTCGGCGGGCTGCGCAACGGCTACGAATACTCCCGGTCGGCGAACCCGACCCGGACGGCTCTGGAGGAGTGTTTCGCGGCGATCGAGGCCGGCACCCGGGGCTTCGCGTTCGCGAGCGGGCTGGCGGCCGAGGACACCCTGATCCGTTCGCTGTGCGTGCCCGGCGACCACGTGGTCTTCCCCGACGACGCCTACGGCGGCACCTTCCGGCTGTTCGCCAAGGTGCTCGGCACCTGGGGCGTCGAGATGACCCCGGCTGCGGTGACCCAGCCGGAGGCGATCCGGGCCGCGATCCGCCCGGGCAAGACCAAGGTGGTCTGGCTGGAGACGCCGACCAACCCGCTGCTGAACGTCGCCGACATCGCGATCGTCGCGCAGATCGCGCACGACGCCGGCGCGCTGCTGGTGGTCGACAACACCTTCGCCTCGCCGTACCTGCAGCAGCCGCTGGAGCTCGGCGCCGACGTGGTCGTGCACTCCACCACGAAGTACATGGGTGGGCACTCCGACGTGATCGGTGGCGCGCTGATCGTCCGCGACAGCGAGCTGGCCGACAAGATTGCCTTCCACCAGAACGCGATCGGCGCCATCGCGGGCCCGTTCGACTCGTTCCTGGTCCTGCGCGGCATCAAGACGCTCGGCGTCCGGATGGACCGGCACAGCGACAACGCCGAGAAGGTCGTCGAGTTCCTGCAGCGGCACAACAGCGTCACCTCGGTGCTCTACCCGGGTGTCGAGGGCCACCCCGGCCACGAGACCGCCGCCAAGCAGATGAAGCGGTACGGCGGCATCGTGTCGTTCCGGGTCAGCGGTGGCGAGCAGCAGGCGCTCGACATCTGCAACAAGGCCGAGGTCTTCACCCTGGGCGAGTCGCTGGGCGGCGTCGAGTCGCTGATCGAGCACCCCGGCAAGATGACGCACGCGTCGGTCGCCGGTACGCCGCTGGAGGTCCCGGCCGATCTGATCCGGCTCAGTGTCGGCATCGAGACGATCGACGACCTGCTGCAGGACCTCGACCGCGCGATGTCGTGA
- a CDS encoding glutamate mutase L produces the protein MSLWVAVDFGSTFTKAIAVDAGSGDLVARAEHRTTVDSDVMDGWHACRTALLAADSGIAKAEVLACSSAGGGLRIGVVGNEELVTAEAGRRVALSSGGRVVAVVNGGLTATSLKALRAERPDVVLLLGGTDGGNSAVITNAAAVLAKYKWRRPVVVAGNVDAQARIREMLSEANVPHVLATNVVPEIGVFAPDGARAAIREMFLAHVIGGKNLSRDPGFAAMVRAATPDVVLRGVEVLAALHGDVAVVDIGGATTDVHSVIELDPEDANLGREVVATHPVTRTVEGDLGMRWSAVPVVDAGIEAGLLEAGTPLAAAAERRHEDPAFLPDDATEASYDETLARVAATVALRRHAGRQRVIFGPGGRVIERSGKDLREVDLLVGSGGVLRHNGPEVAARILGGISQGAQEEGWLVPEAARTCVDSDYVLAGVGLLAELDPEAAEGLAAHIHGTVVSGH, from the coding sequence GTGAGCCTGTGGGTGGCGGTCGACTTCGGGTCGACCTTCACGAAGGCGATCGCGGTGGACGCCGGCTCGGGTGACCTGGTCGCCCGGGCCGAACACCGCACCACCGTCGACAGTGACGTGATGGACGGCTGGCACGCCTGCCGTACCGCGTTGCTGGCGGCGGATTCCGGCATCGCCAAGGCCGAGGTGCTGGCCTGCTCGAGCGCCGGCGGTGGCCTCAGGATCGGTGTCGTCGGCAACGAGGAGCTGGTCACCGCGGAGGCCGGCCGGCGGGTCGCGCTGTCCAGTGGTGGGCGAGTCGTTGCCGTGGTCAACGGTGGGCTGACGGCGACGTCCCTGAAGGCGCTGCGGGCCGAGCGTCCCGATGTCGTGTTGCTGCTCGGCGGCACGGACGGCGGCAACTCGGCGGTGATCACCAACGCGGCGGCGGTGCTGGCGAAGTACAAGTGGCGGCGGCCGGTGGTTGTCGCGGGCAACGTCGACGCGCAGGCGCGGATCCGCGAAATGTTGTCCGAGGCAAATGTTCCGCACGTGCTGGCGACCAACGTGGTCCCGGAGATCGGGGTGTTCGCGCCGGACGGTGCGCGGGCGGCGATCCGGGAGATGTTCCTCGCGCACGTGATCGGCGGAAAGAACCTGTCCCGCGACCCGGGGTTCGCGGCGATGGTCCGGGCGGCGACGCCGGACGTCGTACTGCGTGGCGTCGAGGTGCTCGCCGCCTTGCACGGCGACGTCGCGGTGGTCGACATCGGTGGCGCGACGACCGACGTGCACTCGGTGATCGAGCTCGACCCGGAGGACGCGAACCTGGGTCGCGAGGTGGTCGCCACGCACCCCGTCACGCGGACGGTGGAAGGCGACCTCGGGATGCGCTGGAGCGCAGTACCGGTGGTGGACGCGGGGATCGAGGCGGGCCTGCTGGAAGCCGGTACGCCGCTGGCGGCTGCCGCTGAGCGTCGGCACGAGGATCCGGCGTTCCTGCCGGACGACGCGACTGAGGCGTCGTACGACGAGACGCTGGCTCGGGTGGCCGCGACAGTGGCGCTCCGGCGGCACGCGGGCAGGCAGCGGGTGATCTTCGGACCGGGCGGCCGTGTGATCGAGCGTTCCGGGAAGGATCTGCGCGAGGTGGATCTGCTGGTCGGATCCGGGGGAGTACTGCGGCACAACGGCCCGGAGGTCGCGGCGCGGATCCTCGGCGGCATCTCGCAGGGTGCCCAGGAGGAGGGCTGGCTGGTGCCGGAGGCGGCTCGCACCTGCGTCGATTCCGACTATGTGCTCGCGGGCGTCGGGCTGCTGGCCGAGCTCGATCCGGAAGCGGCCGAAGGACTGGCCGCTCACATTCATGGAACGGTCGTCAGCGGGCACTAG